A part of Terriglobia bacterium genomic DNA contains:
- a CDS encoding MFS transporter, with protein sequence MSFAQRLREIRTGFERPFWVANITEIFERLSYYGAFSSLALYLQEQLNFSTQQTGTLTGIFGGMVWFLAIFGGATADRLGFRRALSVAYLILATAYFLIGSIGAPWLAPARNAVPLALFVGFILMLPALGVSLVKPCVVGTTARASKENVRSIGYSIYYTMVNIGGAAGPYVASWSHRHLGLANVYRVAAVSVFAMFFVVLIFFREPRKAGDAPPPSIAEVARNFCVVLGNYKLVVPVLLVALALGAASLLAGFTVPWWIWAVLLVVVLAGISRFMWFLVLFTGYWVVFWQQYISLPGYIHGYIDPRADVELILITDGLTVIALTLAVNYLTSRIPAFQAVILGTVITSVSWVILALRPTVWGAVLSLFVLALGEIIQSPRYYEYISRLAPPGQQGTYMGFAFLPIGIGSLIGGWFGGRLVHHYGEVLHQPRRIWFAVTAVGLATAVVLAIYNKIVRPVQANE encoded by the coding sequence TTGAGCTTTGCGCAGCGCTTGCGCGAGATTCGCACCGGCTTCGAGCGTCCCTTCTGGGTCGCCAACATCACCGAAATTTTTGAGCGCCTCTCCTACTACGGCGCGTTCTCGTCGCTCGCTCTCTACCTGCAGGAACAACTCAATTTTTCCACCCAGCAGACCGGCACGCTGACCGGCATCTTCGGCGGGATGGTCTGGTTCCTCGCCATCTTCGGCGGGGCCACCGCCGACCGCCTCGGGTTCCGCCGCGCACTTTCCGTCGCTTACCTCATCCTTGCCACCGCGTATTTTCTGATCGGCTCCATCGGCGCGCCCTGGCTGGCGCCGGCGCGGAACGCGGTGCCGCTGGCGCTTTTTGTCGGCTTCATCCTGATGCTTCCCGCGCTCGGCGTTTCCCTGGTCAAGCCGTGCGTCGTAGGCACCACCGCGCGCGCCTCGAAGGAAAACGTCCGCTCCATCGGCTACTCGATTTACTACACCATGGTGAATATCGGTGGCGCGGCCGGACCCTACGTCGCCTCCTGGTCGCATCGTCACCTGGGACTGGCGAACGTGTATCGCGTTGCCGCGGTCAGCGTCTTCGCCATGTTCTTCGTCGTTCTGATCTTCTTCCGCGAGCCCCGCAAGGCCGGCGATGCCCCTCCGCCCTCCATCGCCGAGGTCGCGCGCAATTTCTGCGTCGTACTGGGGAACTACAAACTGGTTGTGCCCGTGCTGCTGGTTGCGCTCGCGCTCGGCGCAGCTTCGCTGCTCGCCGGCTTCACCGTTCCCTGGTGGATCTGGGCCGTGCTTCTCGTCGTGGTGCTCGCCGGTATCAGCCGCTTCATGTGGTTCCTGGTTTTGTTCACCGGATACTGGGTCGTGTTCTGGCAGCAGTACATCAGCCTTCCCGGCTACATCCACGGCTATATCGATCCCCGCGCCGACGTCGAGCTGATCCTCATCACCGACGGCCTCACCGTCATCGCGCTCACCCTGGCGGTGAATTACCTGACCAGCCGCATCCCCGCATTTCAGGCGGTGATCCTCGGCACCGTGATCACGTCGGTTTCCTGGGTGATCCTCGCATTGCGTCCGACCGTCTGGGGCGCGGTGCTCTCGTTGTTTGTCCTGGCGCTGGGCGAGATCATCCAGTCGCCGCGTTATTACGAGTACATCTCGCGCCTCGCGCCGCCGGGCCAGCAGGGTACCTACATGGGATTTGCTTTTCTTCCCATCGGCATCGGGTCTCTGATCGGCGGATGGTTCGGCGGACGACTCGTCCACCACTACGGCGAAGTCCTGCACCAGCCCAGGCGAATCTGGTTCGCCGTTACCGCAGTGGGCCTGGCAACGGCGGTGGTTTTGGCGATCTATAACAAGATTGTCCGCCCCGTTCAGGCCAACGAATAA
- a CDS encoding DUF167 domain-containing protein, which yields MIPINDTASGATFAVHLHPRAKKNALTGTLGDALKISLTAPPIEGRANEACIEFFADLLKLPRSSITIAAGQTSRNKVIRVTGLSAAEVERRLWSAH from the coding sequence GTGATCCCGATCAACGACACTGCATCCGGCGCCACCTTCGCCGTCCACTTGCATCCGCGCGCGAAGAAGAACGCCCTCACCGGCACGCTCGGCGACGCGCTCAAGATCTCCCTAACCGCGCCCCCCATCGAAGGCCGCGCTAACGAAGCCTGCATCGAATTCTTCGCCGATCTTTTGAAGCTGCCGCGTTCCTCGATTACCATAGCCGCGGGCCAGACCAGCCGGAACAAGGTGATTCGCGTCACCGGCCTCAGTGCAGCGGAGGTTGAGCGACGGTTGTGGAGCGCGCATTAG
- a CDS encoding ComF family protein, translating to MLFPSHCRLCQAPLTRLSRLPVCQACLADIRPIEGPRCAACGERLMSRHLHQETREGVLRQAQDAPPSLCLMCMQNEPAFTRAVAYGSNEGGLRDLVHLLKYERVRPAANLLGRMLAEVVAELAEAFGPQPPVVMAVPLHTSKMRQRGFNQSELIARAMLKLTPAALDVKLNTTVLVRHRATESQTGLTPSQRRDNVRGAFQVVRGDPISGRDILLVDDVFTTGSTVSECARVLRRAGAGRVFVATVVRVLKPEAERVAPEFEEPQAVVAQA from the coding sequence GTGTTGTTCCCCTCCCATTGCAGGCTGTGCCAGGCGCCGCTGACGCGGTTATCGCGGCTGCCGGTGTGCCAGGCGTGCCTGGCGGACATCCGGCCGATTGAGGGACCGCGCTGCGCCGCCTGCGGCGAGCGGCTGATGAGCCGGCATTTGCACCAGGAGACACGCGAGGGCGTCCTTCGACAAGCTCAGGATGCCCCACCATCGTTGTGCCTGATGTGCATGCAGAATGAGCCGGCGTTCACGCGCGCCGTGGCTTACGGCAGCAATGAGGGCGGACTGCGCGATCTGGTCCATCTGCTGAAGTACGAGCGGGTGCGTCCGGCGGCGAATCTGCTGGGACGGATGCTGGCGGAAGTGGTGGCCGAGCTGGCGGAGGCATTCGGGCCGCAGCCGCCGGTGGTGATGGCGGTGCCGCTGCACACATCGAAGATGCGGCAGCGCGGCTTCAACCAGTCGGAGTTGATCGCGCGCGCCATGCTCAAGCTGACGCCGGCGGCGCTGGACGTAAAGCTGAACACCACCGTGCTGGTGCGGCATCGGGCCACCGAATCGCAGACGGGATTGACGCCATCGCAGCGGCGGGACAACGTGCGCGGGGCGTTCCAGGTGGTGCGCGGCGACCCGATCAGCGGGCGCGACATCCTGTTGGTCGACGATGTATTCACCACCGGGAGCACGGTGTCGGAGTGCGCGCGCGTGTTGCGCCGCGCCGGGGCCGGGCGCGTTTTCGTTGCGACCGTGGTTCGGGTGCTGAAGCCGGAAGCAGAGAGGGTGGCGCCGGAATTTGAGGAGCCGCAAGCGGTGGTAGCGCAGGCGTAG
- a CDS encoding oligopeptide transporter, OPT family, translating to MPEFTARAVILGLLMTGILGAANAYLGLRAGMTIAATYPAAVISMAILRLMKGSILEENIARTVGSIGESVAAGAVFTIPAFVIAGLWRDSAGNPVLGVDKYWQSVALMVIGGTVGILFVTLLRRVMVEDPELPFPESVAASEIHKAGQQGAKAAKILFANMGFGAVMYFLSQINVFWYVRTILVRIPTMASGLRIGRAAAAPVVATGGMTTFDTPAISPAYLGVGYIIGPRLAALNFAGGVVAWGLLVPLLVYFLGPGIQASLPAGAAMDWAALANNMWFSIVRPIAVGGMLVGASFTLFRMRKQLGIGMSRAVSDLKKSAAAHEVADRTEKDLNAKVVFLGVAVVLVAMIALYWFFISGAGNMPGGKIMTGAVVAAVVMIVLGFFFAAVSGNLVGMIGSSNNPVSGLTLCTLVVAALMMVALGVGGTGGVAAVLGVAAVVCVSSAVAGEMLQDLKVGHILGGTPSRMQIGDMFGVVVASLVLFFPLMILDKAYHFGSAALPAPQAGLMAMLGQGIVGGNMPWPLVVVGIFMGFALIMVQVKSPMLFAVGMYLPLQTTFAIFVGGVIRWITDLLRDRRGYNDAQKARVENAGVLTASGLIAGEALCGLVIASIVGTGHTMLDVKIGNGWISGLIGLALLVAVMIKVPLANAGSPDEPAPPTAIM from the coding sequence ATGCCCGAGTTCACCGCCCGCGCCGTCATTCTCGGCCTGCTGATGACCGGTATTCTCGGCGCCGCCAATGCCTATCTCGGCCTCCGCGCCGGCATGACCATCGCCGCCACCTATCCCGCAGCGGTCATCAGCATGGCCATTCTTCGCCTGATGAAGGGATCGATTCTCGAGGAAAATATCGCGCGCACCGTCGGTTCCATCGGCGAATCCGTCGCCGCCGGCGCGGTCTTCACCATTCCGGCTTTCGTGATCGCCGGCCTCTGGCGCGACTCCGCCGGCAACCCCGTCCTGGGCGTGGACAAGTACTGGCAATCGGTCGCGCTCATGGTGATCGGCGGCACCGTCGGCATTCTGTTCGTCACCTTGCTCCGCCGCGTCATGGTCGAGGACCCCGAGCTGCCCTTCCCCGAATCCGTCGCCGCCTCGGAAATTCACAAGGCCGGACAGCAAGGCGCCAAGGCGGCCAAGATTCTTTTCGCCAACATGGGATTCGGCGCGGTGATGTACTTCCTGAGCCAGATCAACGTCTTCTGGTATGTGCGCACCATCCTGGTGAGGATTCCGACCATGGCGAGCGGTCTGCGCATCGGCCGCGCCGCCGCTGCACCCGTGGTCGCCACCGGCGGCATGACTACTTTCGACACGCCTGCCATCAGCCCCGCCTATCTCGGCGTCGGCTACATCATCGGGCCGCGCCTCGCCGCGCTGAATTTCGCGGGCGGCGTCGTCGCCTGGGGCCTGCTGGTTCCATTGCTAGTTTACTTTCTCGGACCTGGCATCCAGGCCAGTTTGCCCGCGGGCGCGGCCATGGACTGGGCCGCCCTGGCCAACAACATGTGGTTCTCCATCGTGCGCCCGATCGCCGTCGGCGGCATGCTGGTGGGCGCCAGCTTTACCCTGTTCCGCATGCGCAAGCAGCTCGGCATCGGCATGAGCCGCGCCGTCTCCGACCTGAAGAAATCCGCCGCCGCCCATGAAGTCGCCGACCGCACCGAAAAGGACCTCAACGCCAAGGTCGTTTTTCTGGGCGTTGCCGTCGTGCTCGTCGCCATGATCGCGCTCTACTGGTTCTTCATCTCCGGCGCGGGCAACATGCCGGGCGGCAAGATCATGACCGGCGCCGTCGTGGCCGCCGTCGTCATGATCGTTCTCGGCTTCTTCTTTGCCGCCGTCTCCGGCAACCTGGTCGGCATGATCGGCTCTTCCAACAACCCCGTCTCCGGCCTGACGCTGTGCACCCTGGTGGTCGCAGCGCTCATGATGGTCGCCCTTGGCGTCGGCGGAACGGGCGGCGTGGCGGCGGTGCTCGGTGTCGCCGCGGTGGTCTGCGTTTCCTCGGCCGTGGCCGGTGAAATGTTGCAGGACCTCAAGGTTGGTCACATCCTCGGCGGCACGCCTTCGCGAATGCAGATCGGCGACATGTTCGGCGTCGTCGTCGCCTCGCTGGTGCTCTTCTTCCCGCTGATGATTCTCGACAAGGCTTACCATTTCGGCAGCGCCGCCCTGCCCGCCCCGCAGGCCGGACTCATGGCCATGCTCGGCCAGGGAATCGTCGGCGGTAACATGCCGTGGCCGCTGGTCGTCGTCGGCATTTTCATGGGATTCGCGCTCATCATGGTGCAGGTCAAAAGCCCCATGCTGTTCGCCGTCGGCATGTACCTGCCGCTGCAGACCACCTTCGCCATCTTCGTCGGCGGCGTCATTCGCTGGATCACCGACCTGCTGCGCGACCGCCGCGGCTACAACGACGCGCAGAAAGCTCGCGTCGAAAACGCTGGCGTGCTCACCGCCTCCGGCCTGATCGCCGGCGAAGCGCTCTGCGGATTGGTGATCGCCTCCATCGTCGGCACCGGCCATACCATGCTCGACGTCAAGATCGGCAACGGTTGGATCTCCGGCCTAATCGGCCTGGCGCTCCTGGTCGCGGTCATGATCAAGGTGCCGCTGGCCAACGCCGGCAGCCCCGACGAGCCCGCGCCGCCGACCGCAATTATGTAA
- a CDS encoding YggS family pyridoxal phosphate-dependent enzyme: MSIAQNLNAVRERIAAAARRAARSPDDIALMAVTKTFGPDAIRAAYDAGQRLFGENRVQEFAEKAPALRDLADADFHMIGHLQTNKAGKAVEVFSAVDSVDSLRLAEKLNAAAATARKRLPVLIELNLGGEESKSGLNPVSLDFGALLESAARLDHLDFRGLMTIPPFTADPEGSRPFFRRLREIRDNIARRNLPAIRLDTLSMGMSHDFEVAIEQGSTCVRLGTAIFGERTAKA, translated from the coding sequence ATGTCCATCGCGCAAAATCTCAATGCCGTCCGCGAGCGCATCGCCGCCGCCGCCCGCCGCGCCGCCCGCTCCCCCGACGACATCGCGCTCATGGCGGTCACCAAGACTTTCGGCCCAGACGCCATCCGCGCCGCCTACGATGCCGGCCAGCGCCTCTTCGGCGAAAATCGCGTCCAGGAATTCGCGGAAAAGGCTCCCGCGCTCCGCGATCTCGCCGACGCCGACTTCCACATGATCGGCCACCTGCAAACCAATAAAGCCGGCAAAGCGGTCGAGGTTTTTTCCGCGGTGGACTCGGTAGACTCCCTCCGCCTCGCCGAAAAACTCAACGCCGCCGCCGCAACCGCGCGCAAGCGACTGCCGGTGCTCATTGAACTGAACCTCGGCGGCGAGGAAAGCAAAAGCGGGCTCAATCCCGTTTCGCTGGATTTCGGCGCGCTGCTCGAATCCGCCGCGCGCCTCGACCACCTCGACTTCCGCGGCCTCATGACCATTCCGCCCTTCACCGCAGACCCGGAAGGCTCGCGTCCTTTTTTCCGCCGCCTGCGCGAAATCCGCGACAACATTGCCCGCCGCAATCTTCCCGCCATCCGCCTCGATACACTTTCCATGGGCATGTCGCACGACTTCGAAGTCGCCATCGAACAAGGGTCCACGTGCGTGCGCCTCGGCACCGCAATCTTCGGCGAACGAACAGCCAAGGCTTAA